Proteins from a single region of Neomonachus schauinslandi chromosome 10, ASM220157v2, whole genome shotgun sequence:
- the JPH2 gene encoding junctophilin-2 yields MSGGRFDFDDGGAYCGGWEGGKAHGHGLCTGPKGQGEYSGSWNFGFEVAGVYTWPSGNTFEGYWSQGKRHGLGIETKGRWLYKGEWTHGFKGRYGTRQSGSSGAKYEGTWNNGLQDGYGTETYADGGTYQGQFTNGMRHGYGVRQSVPYGMAVVVRSPLRTSLSSLRSEHSNGTVAPDSPASPAPDGPTLPPAAIPRGGFALSLLANAETARAPKGGGLFQRGALLGRLRRAESRTSLGSQRSRVSFLKSDLSSGASDAASTASLGEGAEGAEGADEAAPFEADIDATTTETYMGEWKNDKRSGFGVSERSSGLRYEGEWLDNLRHGYGCTTLPDGHREEGKYRHNVLVKGTKRRVLPLKSNKVRQKVEHSVEGAQRAAAIARQKAEIAASR; encoded by the exons ATGAGTGGGGGCCGCTTTGACTTTGATGATGGCGGGGCATactgtgggggctgggaggggggaaaggCCCACGGACATGGACTGTGCACGGGCCCCAAGGGCCAGGGCGAATACTCGGGCTCCTGGAACTTTGGCTTCGAAGTGGCGGGCGTCTACACCTGGCCCAGTGGGAACACCTTCGAGGGATACTGGAGCCAGGGCAAACGGCATGGGCTGGGCATAGAGACCAAGGGGCGCTGGCTCTATAAGGGCGAGTGGACGCACGGCTTCAAGGGACGCTACGGAACTCGGCAGAGTGGCAGCAGCGGGGCCAAGTATGAAGGCACTTGGAACAATGGCCTGCAGGACGGCTATGGCACCGAGACCTATGCAGATGGAG GGACCTACCAGGGCCAGTTCACCAACGGCATGCGCCACGGCTACGGCGTGCGCCAGAGCGTGCCCTACGGGATGGCCGTGGTGGTGCGCTCGCCGCTGCGCACGTCGCTCTCGTCCCTGCGCAGCGAGCACAGCAACGGCACGGTGGCCCCGGACTCGCCCGCCTCGCCCGCCCCCGACGGCCCCACGCTGCCCCCCGCCGCCATCCCGCGCGGCGGCTTCGCGCTCAGCCTGCTGGCCAACGCCGAGACGGCGCGGGCGCCCAAGGGCGGCGGCCTCTTCCAGCGGGGCGCGCTGCTGGGCCGGCTGAGGCGCGCCGAGTCGCGCACGTCGCTGGGCAGCCAGCGCAGCCGCGTCAGCTTCCTCAAGAGCGACCTCAGCTCGGGCGCCAGCGACGCCGCGTCCACCGCCAGCCTGGGCGAGGGCGCCGAGGGCGCGGAGGGCGCCGACGAGGCCGCGCCGTTCGAGGCCGACATCGACGCCACCACCACCGAGACCTACATGGGCGAGTGGAAGAACGACAAGCGCTCGGGCTTCGGCGTGAGCGAGCGCTCCAGCGGCCTCCGCTACGAGGGCGAGTGGCTGGACAACCTGCGCCACGGCTACGGCTGCACCACGCTGCCCGACGGCCACCGCGAGGAGGGCAAGTACCGCCACAACGTGCTGGTCAAGGGCACCAAGCGCCGCGTGCTGCCGCTCAAGAGCAACAAGGTCCGCCAGAAGGTGGAGCACAGCGTGGAGGGCGCCCAGCGCGCCGCCGCCATCGCGCGCCAGAAGGCCGAGATCGCCGCCTCCAGGTAG